The Novipirellula artificiosorum genome segment TCGACCGAAACAATCGAGAAGTCGGTCCCTGCGGTCGCCTCGGGCTCGAATAGCTTCGCCGGGCCTGGCCCGATTAGCAGCAACGTGCCGCCCGATTTTGCGTACGAAGCCAGTTCGTCGCGGAAGTCGGGTTCAAGGTATTCCCAACCCGGCACAACGATCACCGGCCACTCGGACGTTTTCCCTTTGAGCTGGTGCTCGCTGAGGATTTGTACGCCGTATTGGTTTTGAAGCATCTCGGTCAGCGCGCTCCGCAATACCCGAACACCATTGGCTCCGTTCCAATGGAATAGACGCGGTGATTCGCGATAGTGGCCGGCGGTTGAGTAGAGCAGAGCCATCTGCGGTACAGCAACCGATCGGTGACAGTAGGGTTGTCGGTCACGGCAGAAACGCGCGACCTCAGCCATCACATCCATCTCGGCCGGATCGCGAACGGCTCCGTCGCGGTCCTGTTTGAAATAGGCTTGGTAACCGCCGCCGAGCGCGAGCACTTGGGCAGCTTCCTGCATGAGTTGTACAGCCGGCTTCTGCTTCCGCGTCTCGCGGCTGAACGACCAAGACATCAAATCCCACGGCACCCCCTGGTCTTCCAGACACCTGCCGGCAAAACGAGCCGAGTTCACACTGTCGTCTGGCGAGAAGTCGCCCGAAAGACCCGCGACGTCGGCCGAGACAGCTTCAGGCATGTGGTCGCTGAACGCCCAGTTGCTGATCACCTGAAAGTCCGGATGGGACGCTTTCAATTCGTCGACGTAATGTCTCACGTAGCGGCGGAAACCGTCGCGATGGAAATCCATCCACTCGTTCCAGTAGGGGGCGCCCGCCTTCCGCGGTATGACCTCGACACCGGTTTGTTCGCGAAACATGCGAGTAGCCGTCTCACCATAGTCAGCCATGGTGCCCCAACAGTCGCCGTCGACCCAGACACCGTCGACGCCATACTTACCCGCCAGCTCGCGGAGTTGAGGGATCATCAGCGTATCGACGTACGGCCCAAACACAGAGGTGGCCCGGTTGTTGGGTTTGCCGGCTCCGTCGATCGCTGCCCATTCGGGATGGTCGGCCACCGCCTTGTCGTCCCAGACTCCTGAGTAGTGCATGAATAACGCAATGCCCCGCTTGCGTGTCACGTCTCGCCAGATCTGTAGCGGATCGCCAACGAATCCGGGTGCCGGGTTGCCCACCATCGTTGGATAGCTCGAATAGCCGCGATGGCCTTTGCAGTCGATTTGAATGTAGTCGGGATTGACCTTGTCGATGACCCTTTCAACCATCTCGGGCGTGGTCCGCTCGCCTACACGGTTGCAGTCGTCGCCCGCGTGGAAGTCGAAATGGATTCCCAGGAAAGCGTCAGCTCGTTTCATCCGAGGCGGATCGGCGGCATCCACGCAGGCCGTGCCCACCAGGCAAGCAGCGATGACACCGATCACGAACCGGACGGAGGGTCGCTTCAAGCCGCCGGCCGATAGGGTGTGTTGGGCGTCAAATCCAAGGGGCGCGACCATTGCGGTGAAGCTTTGAGTCATGGTTGGGTAACCGTTGAGGGAAGGAACCAAGCCGTCGGATTTGAAACTCGGAGCTGCGGAGTACGCAGAGAGTTTGAAAGATCCGGAGGCACTGGGAAACCGGGAGGGGCAGGGAAAGTGGTTGCGTCAGGCTGGGCGAGGACGTTCGTGACCGTGGACGATTCGGTTGGGTCCTACGACCATTTTGACTTGATGGAAAATGATTTGGCAACCCGCCATGGGTTCAACCAGTCGCCATGGCGAGCGATTGCGGGTCGAGCAAGTAGGTCTTCAAATCGGCATCCACTCCCTTGACTCGTAGTAGCGACTGGGGGACGAGGCGAAACTCGCTCGCTTCCAATGCTGCGGCTACGGAGCTGGACACCACGATGGTTCCGCTTGCCGCAACGCTGCAAAGTCGCGATGCCACGTTGACGGTGCTTTCGCGGATAGAATGTAGCCGCAATCTTTTCCCCAACATTTAGCGTCCGAGAGACATCATGTGTTATTGCCCACGACTTCTCATTTCTGCACTGCTTTTAGGCTGCTCCCTTTCGTTGGACGTGCCTGCTGCCGACCGTCCAAATATGGTTGTCATCATGGTTGATGATCTTGGGTACTCGGACATCGGTTGTTTTGGCGGTGAAATTGAGACTCCCAACCTTGATGCGTTGGCAAGTGGCGGAATGCGATTTTCGCAGTTTTACAACACGGCAAAGTGCCATTCGTCCCGTGTGTCCCTGCTCACCGGACAATACTGCATTGCAGCGGGCGACACCTCATTGCAACACGCCGTCACTTCCGCGGAGGTGCTCGCCGGGGCGGGGTATTTCACTGCCATGACCGGCAAGTGGCATCTGAAGCAGGAGCCAACCGATTTCGGTTTTGACCGCTACTTCGGTCATTTGAGCGGGGCCTGCAATTTTTTTAAGGGTGACAACACCTTTCGTCTCAACGGTCAGCCGTGGAAGGTTCCCGAATCTGACTTCTACACGACGGTTGCTGACGTTGATTTTGCCTTGACGTTTCTCGGCGAAGCACGGCAAGTGTCCAAGCCGTTTTATCTTTACGTTGCATTCAATGCCCCTCATGCACCGCTCCACGCGTTGCCAAAGGATTATGCGAAATACAAGGGGCGTTATGACGCCGGCTGGGACAGCATTCGTGACGCGAGAGTTGCAAAACAAAAATCACTGGGCTTGTTGCCGCAATCGCTAAAAGCGAGTCCTCGTCCCGCACACGTTCGCGCGTGGGATCAATTGGTCCCTTGGCAACGCGACTATGAGATCAACCGCATAGTAACACTGGCTGCGATGATTGACCGTGTCGACCAGGAAGTCGGTCGACTGGTCGATGACCTTCGCAAACATGATGAACTCGACAATACCGTGATTCTGTTTGTCTCCGACAACGGCGCTTGCCCCTACGACCGTAAAGCTCCGTTGTTAAATGTTGAACCGACCAACGGCGACGTGTCGCTTGCGGATTCGACCGGTTGGGCATGGGCGCGGAACGCCCCGTTTCGCTTTTACAAACAAAACCAGTTCGAGGGCGGTATCAGCTCGCCCGGTATCGTTCATTGGCCCAAGGGTTTGAAAACGCAGCCTGGCGTCATTGTTGACACTCCCACGCATTTGATCGACGTGATGCCGACGCTGGCCGATTTAGCGGGCGCGACCCTCCCCAAGGAGTTTCTCGATCGCGAACTGCGACCGGTTTCGGGCGTTTCGCTGCGGCCCCTTTTGGACGGCGGTGACTTGGTTCGCCCCGATCCGATCCACCTCCAGTTCGCTTCCGACTATGGACTGCGCGATGGAGACTGGAAGCTCGTTAGTTTCAAAGGCCAGCAATGGGAACTCTACAATGTGGCCAATGATCGTACGGAGCTAACCAACTTGGCAGAATCCGAACCCGAGCGTCTTGAGCGGATGGTCGACAAATGGAAGGAGATGAGTCTCGATGTGTTGAAGTCCCCGCGTTTGGCCAATCCCAAGATGACGCCGGCGGAGCACCCAAGGTCCAATCGCGAGTGGACAGTCTATAGCGATACGGAGGCTGTGCCCACAAAATGGTCGGGTAAGAAGAACCAAGGTGCTGCGGCGACAAAGCCTCGAAACCCGTCCCGGGAGCTTCGCAATGGCATTCGGGCGCGCAAGAACACCGAACTGGTTGTTGGCCCGGGAAAGTTGAATTTGAAGTTCACGGGTGACGATCCTGGCATCGCGATGGACCTGCGTCGGGATAGAGAGATTTCCACGGGGCCCTACCAACTGACGTTTGAACTGGAAACCAGTTGGCAGGGTAGCGGCGAAGTCTTCTATACGATCGATGATCAGAAAGCCTTGCCCAACGGGCTGCGAGTTCGGTTCCCCGTCACCGGTAGTGAAGCATCACAAAAAGTTCGCATCCCGATCGACACTTCCGAACGCTTGCGTCAGCTGCGTCTCGACATCACCGATGGCCCCGGGGCGGCCGTCATTTCGAATCTGCAGCTGTCCAACAGCGCGGGGGAGCTCGTCCGGAACTGGACGCCAACACCGCGTCCCTGAGCCGTTTCTAGAGGATCCTATTTTTTCGCTTGATCAATCGGATCGGTACGCCGCGCGGATCGTAAAGGTCAACGACTACATCGCCATTCGCTTCCACGCGTGCCTCGCCAACCTGTTTGCCACCGCCATGAACCATGCGTTTTGCCAGCCTTTGAGGTTCAAGGGTTGTGAATGCTACGTGTACAACTTCGTGCGGCATGTTGTTCAAGGCGCAGTCGATATCCTTGGTATACAGTTCAAGTGACATGCGATTATCGACGTCACCGATATACGGAACCCGGTAATTACGAAAGTCGTTTTGGGCGACGTCGATATCTTTCGACCAAGGGATGGTCAAGTCCATAAACTGTACGAACCACAGCGCGGAAATCTTCTGGTCCTCGGTGTTGAAGGCAAAATGTTCAAACCGAATGGTGCTCTTAACTGGTTTGGGAAAGAAGGCATCCACCCGGTGAATCAGCTGCGCAGCAAATCCATTGGGATCCCGCAGATTCAGCACAAAATCACCGACCTGATTGCGGTAAATGTCTCCTACCTGCTCGGCACCATTTTTTAGCATTTTCTCGGCCACTGCCTCGATGGTCTTATGCCCCTCAAAAGCCAAGTGGTAGGAATTCAAATCAACGTCGAAATAGGTGTTCTTCAAACCAGGGATCGAGCATAATTCAATCATGAAGTTGTGATCTTTATCGGCCACGAACACGACATCGCTATCGTTCGTGGCAATGATCTCTAGCCCGACGTTGTCAACATACCATTTCGCTGTCGCCTCTTTGTCGGCCACATTGATTCGTACGTGCTCGAACCGTGCTGGTGAAAGTTCCTCCTTCAAGTGCTGGGCGAATAGAAGGTTAGGCAGGATTGCAGTAAGGATTGACGCAACGGCCAAGGATTTCATACGCATACTTTTAGTCCTCAATCATAGTAAGTGCCATCGAGCAGTGAGTTCATTAAACGCCTAGTCCAAAACAGCGATCGCATCGATTTCAACCAAGGCATTTTTCGCCATTTTTGAAACTTCAACACAAGCTCTTGCAGGGGCTTGGTCCTTGAAATAGGTTCCATAAATATGATTCATGGCGGAGAAATCATCCATGGATTGAAGATACACGTTCGTTTTCACGACACTCTCGAGACTCACGCCCGCTTCTTCAAGAATCGCTTTCAGGTTTTCTAATACCTGCACGGTTTGCGCCTCAATCCCTTCAGGCACCTCTGCTGTTTCAGGGTGCATCGGTAACTGGCCGGAAGTAAAAAGCATATTTCCGGCAACAATTCCCTGATTGAAGGGCCCGATGACACCAGGGGCCCTGGTGGTATTTACAACTTCTTTGTTCATGCCTCAACCATTCACCACGTTCACTGGAGCGCCACTTAGGAATGCGTTTAGGTTATTGACCGCAGTTTCCATGAGTCGTGAGCGAGATTCTTTAGGGGCCCATGCAATGTGGGGTGTAATGATGCAGTTCTTCGCTTTTATCAGAGGGTTGTCTGCTGCGATGGGTTCTTTGGACACAACATCGACGGCTGCTCCGGCCACTTTACCGCTATTCAATGCGTCAGCCAAATCTTGTTCAACGACCAGCGGACCGCGTGAGGTATTGATGATCATCACCCCACTCTTCATTTTTGCGATGCTGCTTTTGTTGATGATCCCTTCGGTACCTTCAACTAAGGGGCAATGCAGGCTAACAATATCCGATTGTGAATACAATTCATCGAGTGAAACATACTTGCATGTTTCCGACTCGCGTGTTGGATTTGATTCACGATCGCAAGCTAGGATATCCAGACCAAAACCTTGGGCAATTTTTGCCGTGGCCTGACCAATACGTCCAAAGCCTATGATTCCCATCGTTTTGCCTGCAAGCTCAATCAAGGGGTATTTCCAGAAGCAGAAATCGGGTCCCTTTGTCCAGGTTCCTTTCTTCACCTCTTCGCTATGATCCCCTACGTGATGACACATCTCCAGCAATAACGCCATCGTGTACTGAGCTACCGCCGCGGTACCGTAGGTTGGAATGTTGGTAACCACAATCCCGCGCGCCCTGGCTGCTTGAACATCAACCACGTTGTAACCGGTCGCCAAGACACCGACGTATCTTAGCGATGGCGTGTTTTCCAAGACCTGCTTGGGAAGTGGCGTTTTATTAGTGAACACGATCTCAGCGTCACCGATCGCGTCAAGCACGGCTTCGGGTGCAAAGTTTGTGCGATCATGGATGGCACACGTCCCGTGTTGCTTGATTCCGTCCCAGCTTAAATCGCCGGGATTAAGGGTATAGCCGTCTAAAACTACGATTTTCATCTTTAGGATCGTTTCCTGATTTCAAGCCGAATGAACAAATGAGGGAATGGCGTGTTGGAGTTGCATGGTTCTGAAACACTACAATTGTGCCCAGGCGAGGTTAAGCACGCGTTTTGCATTTGCGACGACGAGATCTGGATCTTCATCGCCTACCGGTTTTACCTCAAAACTCAAGAAGCGTCGATTGTCGGGATCCAGATAGCCAATTTCCAATAGTACCTTCAGATATTCCACGAGTTCCGGTACATCGTTTTCGCCCCCCGGGTATCCAAAGCGTGGGTGTGCATCGCCATACGCTGGGTCGTTCTTATCCTGCATCATGCAATTACCCATGTGTGCGTGAATGACATAATCCTTTACAGGGATTAATGATTGGCGTGGCGTTTCATGCATAATGGGTAGGTGACTCAAATCCACCATCAAGCCGAAATTGTCGAATTCAGCGGTGACTTCCTCAGCATAGCGTTTTGCCAAGTCAACAGGACCAATCAGTGAGCACTTGTCAATATCGTAATCAAACACCTCATGGGCAATTTTCATATCTCCCCGTGTTGCGGCGTACGCGCAGATTTCCTTGGTGGACGCCACCAATGCCTGATACGCTTCTTCCTTCTTTTCTTCCGTATACCTTCCGCTCAAAAAGGCGAAGCCGACCGCTCCCATTTCATAAGCCTCGTCGATACCGTCCTTTAGATTGGCGACCGCTTCGAGACGTTTCGATTGATCCAAGTCGTTGATGTTTTGTCCGGTTGTGAGCAAGCGTGGCTGACCGCCATAGGCGACGGACAAGTGGGAGGAATCAAGTATTCGCTTCACCCTGGATCGGGTGGCTGCATCCTTGATCCAGGAAATTTCAATCGCGTCGAAATAGTCATCGACTGCGATTTTGCGAATGGTTTCTTCAAAAGGTCCTTCCCCTTTTATGGTTGAGGGATAGGCCATGAAATGGACCAGACCGACTTTGGCATACTTGTGGATGGATTCTGTTATTTTCATGGGTCTCGGTTACGCTTTCTCGGTAGGTGGTGTGTCTGATTCTGTCTTTGTTCGTTTGTTGCGTTTCGCAATATAGGTTGTTAAGAGCGGGGCCAAAATGGCTGTCGTAATGGTGGAGGC includes the following:
- a CDS encoding alpha-L-fucosidase, which encodes MTQSFTAMVAPLGFDAQHTLSAGGLKRPSVRFVIGVIAACLVGTACVDAADPPRMKRADAFLGIHFDFHAGDDCNRVGERTTPEMVERVIDKVNPDYIQIDCKGHRGYSSYPTMVGNPAPGFVGDPLQIWRDVTRKRGIALFMHYSGVWDDKAVADHPEWAAIDGAGKPNNRATSVFGPYVDTLMIPQLRELAGKYGVDGVWVDGDCWGTMADYGETATRMFREQTGVEVIPRKAGAPYWNEWMDFHRDGFRRYVRHYVDELKASHPDFQVISNWAFSDHMPEAVSADVAGLSGDFSPDDSVNSARFAGRCLEDQGVPWDLMSWSFSRETRKQKPAVQLMQEAAQVLALGGGYQAYFKQDRDGAVRDPAEMDVMAEVARFCRDRQPYCHRSVAVPQMALLYSTAGHYRESPRLFHWNGANGVRVLRSALTEMLQNQYGVQILSEHQLKGKTSEWPVIVVPGWEYLEPDFRDELASYAKSGGTLLLIGPGPAKLFEPEATAGTDFSIVSVDQVDGAFPTALKQVLPEPLVEVIGAKDVDVSPRMLGNKLTLHLVNTSGPHATPPDGGINEVKPVGPLKVSIRLSQAPKSITMQPEGKPLEVTWAAGQATISLPKLELYSILVVER
- a CDS encoding adenylate/guanylate cyclase domain-containing protein; amino-acid sequence: MLGKRLRLHSIRESTVNVASRLCSVAASGTIVVSSSVAAALEASEFRLVPQSLLRVKGVDADLKTYLLDPQSLAMATG
- a CDS encoding arylsulfatase codes for the protein MVVIMVDDLGYSDIGCFGGEIETPNLDALASGGMRFSQFYNTAKCHSSRVSLLTGQYCIAAGDTSLQHAVTSAEVLAGAGYFTAMTGKWHLKQEPTDFGFDRYFGHLSGACNFFKGDNTFRLNGQPWKVPESDFYTTVADVDFALTFLGEARQVSKPFYLYVAFNAPHAPLHALPKDYAKYKGRYDAGWDSIRDARVAKQKSLGLLPQSLKASPRPAHVRAWDQLVPWQRDYEINRIVTLAAMIDRVDQEVGRLVDDLRKHDELDNTVILFVSDNGACPYDRKAPLLNVEPTNGDVSLADSTGWAWARNAPFRFYKQNQFEGGISSPGIVHWPKGLKTQPGVIVDTPTHLIDVMPTLADLAGATLPKEFLDRELRPVSGVSLRPLLDGGDLVRPDPIHLQFASDYGLRDGDWKLVSFKGQQWELYNVANDRTELTNLAESEPERLERMVDKWKEMSLDVLKSPRLANPKMTPAEHPRSNREWTVYSDTEAVPTKWSGKKNQGAAATKPRNPSRELRNGIRARKNTELVVGPGKLNLKFTGDDPGIAMDLRRDREISTGPYQLTFELETSWQGSGEVFYTIDDQKALPNGLRVRFPVTGSEASQKVRIPIDTSERLRQLRLDITDGPGAAVISNLQLSNSAGELVRNWTPTPRP
- a CDS encoding VOC family protein; protein product: MRMKSLAVASILTAILPNLLFAQHLKEELSPARFEHVRINVADKEATAKWYVDNVGLEIIATNDSDVVFVADKDHNFMIELCSIPGLKNTYFDVDLNSYHLAFEGHKTIEAVAEKMLKNGAEQVGDIYRNQVGDFVLNLRDPNGFAAQLIHRVDAFFPKPVKSTIRFEHFAFNTEDQKISALWFVQFMDLTIPWSKDIDVAQNDFRNYRVPYIGDVDNRMSLELYTKDIDCALNNMPHEVVHVAFTTLEPQRLAKRMVHGGGKQVGEARVEANGDVVVDLYDPRGVPIRLIKRKNRIL
- a CDS encoding RidA family protein; this encodes MNKEVVNTTRAPGVIGPFNQGIVAGNMLFTSGQLPMHPETAEVPEGIEAQTVQVLENLKAILEEAGVSLESVVKTNVYLQSMDDFSAMNHIYGTYFKDQAPARACVEVSKMAKNALVEIDAIAVLD
- a CDS encoding D-2-hydroxyacid dehydrogenase, with the translated sequence MKIVVLDGYTLNPGDLSWDGIKQHGTCAIHDRTNFAPEAVLDAIGDAEIVFTNKTPLPKQVLENTPSLRYVGVLATGYNVVDVQAARARGIVVTNIPTYGTAAVAQYTMALLLEMCHHVGDHSEEVKKGTWTKGPDFCFWKYPLIELAGKTMGIIGFGRIGQATAKIAQGFGLDILACDRESNPTRESETCKYVSLDELYSQSDIVSLHCPLVEGTEGIINKSSIAKMKSGVMIINTSRGPLVVEQDLADALNSGKVAGAAVDVVSKEPIAADNPLIKAKNCIITPHIAWAPKESRSRLMETAVNNLNAFLSGAPVNVVNG
- a CDS encoding sugar phosphate isomerase/epimerase family protein; the encoded protein is MKITESIHKYAKVGLVHFMAYPSTIKGEGPFEETIRKIAVDDYFDAIEISWIKDAATRSRVKRILDSSHLSVAYGGQPRLLTTGQNINDLDQSKRLEAVANLKDGIDEAYEMGAVGFAFLSGRYTEEKKEEAYQALVASTKEICAYAATRGDMKIAHEVFDYDIDKCSLIGPVDLAKRYAEEVTAEFDNFGLMVDLSHLPIMHETPRQSLIPVKDYVIHAHMGNCMMQDKNDPAYGDAHPRFGYPGGENDVPELVEYLKVLLEIGYLDPDNRRFLSFEVKPVGDEDPDLVVANAKRVLNLAWAQL